Proteins from one Caldalkalibacillus salinus genomic window:
- a CDS encoding gluconeogenesis factor YvcK family protein, with amino-acid sequence MTKDNREHKKAVVIGGGTGLSTILRGLKVVSSLDLTAIVTVGDDGGSSGILREELKMPPPGDIRNVLVALAEKEPLLQSLFQHRFQHGDQLSGHSLGNLLIAGMKEITGDFVTAVKALSRVLAVRGTVLPAANQSIKLTAHMDDGSIVSGESNIPKANKRIERLKLEPPDIEALPEALQAIEEADIVLIGPGSLYTSIIPNLLVPGIQTALKETSADIIYIANVMTQPGETDNYDVKDHIDAIYRHVSFPLFQKAIVNTGLIPPEVVERYKLEGASPVTYQPNSLADKHIEVIEDTLYQMNNYVRHDAQRLKEIVLHCLYGHGYRK; translated from the coding sequence ATGACGAAAGATAATAGAGAACATAAAAAAGCCGTTGTGATCGGAGGCGGGACTGGTCTTAGTACGATCCTAAGAGGGTTGAAAGTAGTCAGTTCTTTAGACTTAACAGCGATTGTCACAGTAGGAGACGATGGCGGTAGCTCAGGTATCTTAAGAGAAGAGCTCAAAATGCCACCACCTGGAGATATTCGTAACGTACTCGTCGCTTTAGCCGAGAAAGAGCCTCTCTTACAGAGTCTGTTTCAACACCGCTTTCAGCATGGAGACCAACTCTCGGGTCACAGTTTAGGAAACCTCCTTATCGCCGGTATGAAAGAAATTACCGGTGATTTTGTAACAGCTGTGAAAGCTTTGAGTCGTGTCCTGGCCGTCCGAGGAACAGTGTTGCCTGCCGCGAACCAAAGCATTAAGCTCACAGCACATATGGACGATGGGAGTATCGTTTCAGGTGAATCTAATATTCCAAAAGCGAATAAGAGAATTGAAAGACTCAAATTAGAGCCTCCAGATATAGAAGCATTGCCAGAAGCGTTACAAGCGATTGAAGAGGCAGATATCGTTCTGATCGGTCCTGGTAGTCTTTATACAAGTATTATTCCTAATCTATTAGTGCCGGGGATACAGACCGCACTAAAAGAAACATCAGCCGATATCATCTATATTGCTAATGTGATGACACAGCCAGGTGAAACGGACAACTATGATGTAAAAGATCATATCGATGCCATATACCGTCATGTATCTTTCCCACTATTTCAAAAGGCTATCGTCAATACAGGGCTTATTCCGCCTGAGGTCGTTGAGCGTTACAAGCTTGAAGGGGCCTCACCCGTTACATATCAGCCTAACAGTTTAGCTGACAAGCATATTGAAGTGATAGAAGACACGTTATATCAAATGAACAACTACGTACGACACGATGCTCAAAGATTAAAAGAGATTGTCTTACATTGTTTATATGGTCATGGTTATAGGAAGTGA
- the rapZ gene encoding RNase adapter RapZ, protein MENKSIQLIIISGMSGAGKTVAMQSMEDLGFFCVDNLPPVFIPKFIELIEQSSKSINKVALVLDLRGREFFDSLLMAMDDLEQKEHFNYQILFLDADDQVLVQRYKETRRRHPLSPDGTPLDGIRKERKLLEELKGRAQQIVNTSNMKPAQLRESMIQRFTDLDQHQLTINMMSFGYKYGIPIDADLVLDVRFLPNPHYIEEMRPKTGLEEEVSSYVLKWADTQTFIKKLEGMLDFLIPQYQREGKSQVVIAIGCTGGKHRSVTLAEYFHQRFIEEYTTRVTHRDINKDR, encoded by the coding sequence ATGGAGAACAAGTCCATACAACTCATCATTATCTCTGGCATGTCAGGGGCAGGGAAAACCGTGGCCATGCAAAGCATGGAAGACTTAGGCTTTTTCTGCGTGGATAACCTGCCGCCTGTCTTTATTCCAAAGTTTATTGAACTGATAGAACAATCATCTAAATCCATTAATAAAGTGGCGCTCGTATTAGACTTACGTGGGCGTGAGTTTTTTGATTCATTGCTCATGGCAATGGACGACCTTGAGCAAAAGGAACACTTTAACTACCAAATTCTTTTCTTAGACGCTGATGATCAGGTACTGGTCCAGCGCTATAAAGAGACCAGAAGACGTCATCCCCTTTCTCCAGACGGCACACCTCTTGATGGGATACGCAAAGAGAGAAAACTATTAGAGGAGCTGAAGGGGAGAGCGCAACAGATCGTCAATACGTCCAACATGAAACCGGCCCAACTAAGGGAGAGCATGATTCAGCGCTTTACTGACCTTGATCAGCACCAGCTGACGATCAACATGATGTCCTTCGGTTATAAGTATGGCATTCCTATTGACGCCGATCTCGTATTAGATGTCCGCTTCTTACCGAACCCGCACTACATTGAAGAAATGAGACCCAAAACAGGGCTAGAAGAAGAGGTTTCCTCATACGTATTAAAATGGGCTGACACCCAAACGTTTATCAAAAAATTAGAAGGAATGCTTGATTTCCTCATCCCACAGTATCAGAGGGAAGGGAAAAGCCAAGTGGTGATCGCGATTGGATGTACAGGAGGGAAGCACCGCTCAGTCACACTTGCGGAGTACTTCCACCAACGGTTTATAGAAGAGTATACGACACGTGTAACGCATCGAGACATTAACAAAGACCGATGA
- a CDS encoding NUDIX domain-containing protein: protein MQRVTNCILLDRETNQVLLLKKPRRGWWVAPGGKMEAQESITESVKREYKEETGIDIVDPVLKGVSTMVIEENDQVVDEWMMFTFFTDTYKGTLLDESPEGELEWVPIKDIASLPKAEGDQQYIDHVLREAQNVLVRKFRYTTEYELISYQ, encoded by the coding sequence GTGCAGCGAGTAACGAACTGTATACTTTTAGACCGAGAAACGAATCAAGTATTATTATTAAAAAAGCCGAGACGAGGATGGTGGGTGGCACCTGGCGGTAAAATGGAAGCCCAGGAATCCATCACTGAATCCGTTAAGAGAGAATACAAAGAAGAGACAGGAATAGATATCGTGGACCCCGTTTTAAAAGGCGTATCAACAATGGTGATAGAAGAGAATGACCAAGTGGTTGATGAATGGATGATGTTTACCTTTTTCACGGACACTTACAAAGGGACGTTACTCGACGAATCACCCGAGGGAGAGCTTGAGTGGGTGCCAATCAAAGATATTGCCTCACTGCCTAAAGCTGAGGGAGATCAACAGTATATTGATCATGTCCTACGAGAAGCGCAAAACGTACTAGTCAGAAAGTTTAGGTACACAACGGAATATGAGTTAATCTCATATCAATAG
- the trxB gene encoding thioredoxin-disulfide reductase — MNEQTIYDVIIVGAGPAGMSAAVYTSRANMNTLMIEKGVPGGQMANTEEVENFPGFDYILGPELSNKMFEHAKKFGAEYKYGDVKRIENADPYKKVVTSKDEFLTKSVIVATGSSYRSLGVPGEEKLSGRGVSWCAVCDGAFFKNRELVVVGGGDSAVEEANYLTRFASKVTVIHRRDTLRAQKILQKRAYDNEKIDFIWDHVVEEILGDNKVSGVRIKNTKTGETQDFDCDGVFIYIGMDPISYSVEGLGITNKEGYITSNEADMATDVPGIFAAGDVRDKTLRQIVTATGDGSQAAISAQHYVENLDEKIKEKVKN, encoded by the coding sequence ATGAATGAACAAACCATTTATGACGTCATCATCGTCGGAGCTGGCCCTGCTGGTATGTCAGCTGCGGTTTACACCTCTCGAGCAAACATGAACACACTCATGATTGAAAAAGGTGTACCTGGTGGACAAATGGCTAACACGGAAGAAGTTGAAAACTTTCCAGGCTTTGATTATATCTTAGGACCTGAGCTTTCAAACAAAATGTTTGAGCATGCCAAGAAATTTGGAGCAGAGTACAAGTACGGTGATGTCAAAAGAATCGAAAATGCTGATCCGTACAAGAAAGTGGTGACAAGCAAAGACGAATTCCTCACCAAGTCAGTCATTGTCGCTACAGGTTCTTCATACCGTAGCTTAGGCGTTCCTGGAGAAGAAAAACTTTCTGGTCGTGGCGTGTCCTGGTGTGCAGTATGTGATGGCGCATTCTTCAAAAATAGAGAACTCGTCGTGGTCGGCGGGGGAGATTCTGCAGTAGAGGAAGCGAACTATCTCACACGCTTCGCGAGCAAAGTAACGGTGATCCACCGTCGTGATACGCTCCGTGCGCAAAAAATTCTACAAAAACGTGCCTATGACAATGAAAAGATCGACTTTATTTGGGACCACGTTGTAGAAGAAATCCTAGGAGATAACAAAGTATCAGGGGTACGCATTAAAAATACCAAGACGGGTGAAACCCAAGACTTTGATTGTGACGGCGTCTTTATTTACATTGGTATGGACCCTATTAGCTACTCTGTAGAAGGACTAGGGATTACCAATAAAGAGGGCTACATCACATCTAACGAGGCAGACATGGCAACGGATGTTCCAGGTATCTTTGCTGCGGGGGACGTTCGAGACAAGACATTACGTCAAATTGTTACAGCCACAGGTGATGGTTCTCAGGCGGCCATTAGTGCGCAACATTATGTTGAGAACCTAGATGAGAAAATAAAAGAAAAAGTGAAAAACTAA
- a CDS encoding tetratricopeptide repeat protein: protein MPNTKQQLKLKNNIVSVHFDAEFFFERGIRYFHRGDVPKAYKYLRRCVDLAPEQPTYVLHLAACYTEMGHYEESNNWLSQVIQHMDSTLVDCYYYMANNYAHLGEFDEAEKFALMYIQESPDGIYAEEAEELLDFICFELDRAPREWDEENQLIKEHEKARTCLEQGKFVEATKLLERMVDEYPHFLAARNNLSLSYYYLGEFEQAMSVIDDILERDSTNLHALCNLAVFLKHRDMHEKADEIIEGLTKVQPILPDHQYKLATTLGILGQDGKAYELFLSLTKKDIEHDPSLYHYIAVALYNTQQYEKAQKVWKKLKSLYPQDEVADYYLQLLHTSTAQNREKRLSYHYQLPYDVQIKKKEWFKDGKIPTNLLQDPVIRSSLLWSLRHGDRDTKLQVIQSFQYFADAEIEEALRQFIKAPQEEEYIKRTAIFALRQMGAQPPYQAWLNGRVEEVHPDTLQEAYPEWMSQWQDVLDVLKQQMAGKYNVIEHQEAQILWAKFLQDVQPNVPMIRKPEAWAAALEYLVAINYSKKVVKKELAQRYGITLQTLSKNIAKIEKSILLDSKKATSYDKDE, encoded by the coding sequence ATGCCTAATACTAAGCAACAACTAAAACTAAAAAATAATATTGTCTCTGTACATTTTGATGCAGAGTTTTTCTTTGAAAGAGGCATTCGATACTTTCATCGAGGTGACGTTCCTAAGGCGTATAAATATTTACGACGATGTGTCGATCTTGCACCAGAGCAACCCACATACGTGCTTCATCTGGCGGCATGTTATACGGAAATGGGACATTACGAGGAGAGTAATAACTGGTTGTCTCAAGTGATACAGCATATGGACAGTACCCTTGTGGACTGCTATTACTACATGGCTAATAACTATGCGCATTTAGGAGAGTTTGATGAGGCCGAGAAATTTGCGCTTATGTATATACAAGAAAGCCCAGACGGCATCTATGCCGAAGAAGCAGAAGAGTTATTGGACTTTATTTGCTTCGAACTTGATCGTGCCCCTCGTGAATGGGATGAAGAGAATCAGTTAATAAAAGAGCATGAGAAAGCGCGGACGTGTCTAGAGCAAGGAAAGTTTGTGGAGGCCACGAAGCTTTTAGAACGGATGGTGGATGAATATCCGCATTTTCTTGCTGCACGTAATAACCTGTCCCTTTCATACTATTACCTGGGTGAATTTGAACAAGCGATGAGCGTCATTGATGACATTTTAGAGCGTGACTCTACGAATCTTCATGCTCTGTGTAATCTAGCGGTGTTTCTTAAGCACAGAGACATGCATGAGAAAGCGGATGAGATTATTGAAGGATTAACAAAAGTCCAACCGATCTTACCGGATCATCAATACAAACTAGCGACCACCCTTGGTATACTAGGACAGGATGGGAAAGCATACGAACTTTTTCTTTCCCTGACTAAAAAGGATATTGAGCATGATCCCAGCCTCTATCACTATATCGCGGTGGCCCTTTACAATACACAACAGTATGAAAAGGCACAGAAAGTATGGAAAAAGCTAAAAAGTCTTTATCCTCAGGACGAAGTGGCTGATTATTACTTACAGCTGCTCCATACCAGCACAGCACAGAATAGAGAAAAAAGGTTGTCTTATCACTATCAACTGCCTTATGACGTACAAATAAAAAAGAAAGAATGGTTTAAAGACGGTAAGATCCCGACGAATCTTTTACAAGACCCTGTTATACGTTCTTCTCTCTTGTGGTCGCTTCGTCATGGTGATCGAGACACCAAATTACAAGTGATTCAATCCTTCCAATACTTCGCTGATGCCGAAATAGAAGAAGCGTTAAGGCAATTTATTAAAGCCCCTCAAGAAGAAGAATATATTAAAAGAACGGCGATCTTTGCGCTGCGCCAAATGGGAGCACAGCCTCCTTATCAAGCTTGGTTGAACGGTCGGGTTGAAGAAGTGCACCCGGACACTCTACAGGAAGCGTATCCGGAATGGATGTCGCAGTGGCAGGACGTCCTTGATGTACTAAAACAACAGATGGCAGGGAAGTATAACGTCATAGAACATCAAGAGGCGCAAATATTATGGGCCAAGTTTCTACAGGATGTTCAGCCGAATGTCCCTATGATACGGAAACCTGAAGCCTGGGCGGCCGCGCTTGAATACTTGGTTGCCATCAACTACAGCAAAAAAGTGGTCAAGAAAGAATTGGCTCAACGCTACGGGATTACGCTTCAAACACTGAGTAAAAATATAGCCAAGATTGAAAAAAGCATATTACTAGACAGTAAAAAGGCAACCTCGTATGATAAGGATGAATAG
- the hisIE gene encoding bifunctional phosphoribosyl-AMP cyclohydrolase/phosphoribosyl-ATP diphosphatase HisIE, with protein sequence MANQITSIEDITFDEQGLVPAIVQDRQSKAVLMMAYMNRTSLQKTIETKQTWFYSRSRQSLWHKGETSGHTQQVHEIRYDCDGDTLLVMVDPAGPACHEGTFSCFARTIDVDTSAEQNAGTDSLYDYTILSELIQTIAQREVERPEGAYTTYLFDKGVDKILKKVGEEASEVIIAAKNRDPEELRNESADLLYHLIVLWKEQNLGLDQVLEILEQRHRK encoded by the coding sequence ATGGCCAATCAAATAACGAGCATAGAGGATATCACATTCGATGAGCAAGGGCTTGTCCCGGCCATCGTTCAAGATAGGCAAAGTAAAGCCGTCCTGATGATGGCATATATGAATCGTACATCATTACAAAAAACCATCGAAACGAAGCAAACGTGGTTCTATAGTCGTTCTAGACAATCCTTATGGCACAAAGGCGAAACGTCAGGTCACACACAGCAGGTTCATGAGATACGCTACGATTGTGATGGGGATACATTACTTGTCATGGTCGACCCTGCTGGCCCCGCCTGTCATGAAGGCACCTTCTCCTGCTTTGCAAGGACCATCGATGTGGACACCTCAGCTGAGCAGAATGCCGGGACTGATTCACTTTACGACTACACGATTCTAAGTGAACTGATACAGACGATTGCCCAAAGAGAGGTCGAACGTCCTGAAGGCGCGTATACCACCTACTTGTTCGATAAAGGCGTCGATAAAATCCTTAAAAAAGTAGGAGAAGAAGCGAGTGAAGTCATTATCGCGGCTAAGAACCGTGACCCAGAAGAGTTACGCAATGAATCTGCCGACTTACTCTATCATCTCATCGTATTGTGGAAAGAACAAAATCTGGGACTAGACCAAGTGCTAGAAATACTAGAACAGCGTCATCGCAAATAA
- the hisF gene encoding imidazole glycerol phosphate synthase subunit HisF, giving the protein MLTKRIIPCLDVKDGRVVKGVQFKQLRDAGDPVELADIYSQEGADELVFLDISASHEGRQTMVDVVEQTAAKITIPFTVGGGINTLESMKQILRAGADKVSLNTAALNHPELITEGANYFGSQCIVVAIDAKWDADRQDWYVYTHGGRHRVDQTALEWASEAEACGAGEILLTSMDADGEKTGFNIALTKHISENVNIPVIASGGAGGTKDFYPVFDAAKADAALAASIFHFNETTVRAVKEDLQEKGVPVRWPIK; this is encoded by the coding sequence ATGTTAACCAAAAGAATCATTCCTTGTCTGGATGTGAAGGATGGGCGTGTGGTGAAGGGGGTCCAGTTCAAGCAGTTGCGTGATGCCGGGGACCCTGTCGAGCTCGCGGATATCTATAGCCAGGAGGGGGCAGATGAACTTGTCTTTCTGGACATATCAGCCTCTCATGAGGGACGTCAGACGATGGTTGATGTGGTGGAGCAGACGGCAGCCAAGATCACGATTCCATTTACCGTTGGGGGCGGCATTAACACTCTGGAAAGTATGAAGCAAATCCTTCGTGCAGGAGCGGACAAGGTGTCTCTTAACACGGCTGCTTTAAATCACCCCGAGCTCATCACGGAAGGCGCCAATTATTTCGGCTCACAATGTATCGTGGTCGCTATCGATGCGAAGTGGGATGCAGATCGTCAAGATTGGTATGTGTATACACATGGTGGACGTCATCGTGTTGATCAGACCGCTCTAGAATGGGCTTCAGAAGCTGAAGCGTGTGGTGCCGGTGAAATCCTGCTGACAAGTATGGACGCTGACGGAGAAAAGACGGGATTTAATATCGCGCTCACTAAGCACATATCAGAGAACGTTAACATTCCTGTCATCGCTTCCGGTGGGGCAGGCGGAACAAAAGACTTTTATCCGGTTTTTGATGCAGCGAAAGCGGATGCGGCCCTCGCTGCTTCAATCTTTCATTTTAATGAGACGACCGTACGTGCAGTCAAAGAGGATTTACAAGAGAAAGGGGTCCCTGTAAGATGGCCAATCAAATAA